Proteins from a single region of Haloterrigena alkaliphila:
- a CDS encoding low molecular weight phosphatase family protein produces the protein MPPTTDSTDTTRIAFMCVRNAGRSQMATAFAEREREERGLEDSVEILTGGTDPADAVHDGVLEAMAGAGFDLSDRTPREITVEELRSCDYVATMGCSTLDVGTVGDDVDVRDWALEDPGEADPERVREIRDEVERRVVALFDELEATG, from the coding sequence ATGCCACCAACCACCGATTCCACCGACACGACCCGTATCGCATTCATGTGCGTCCGCAACGCCGGGCGCTCCCAGATGGCCACCGCCTTCGCCGAGCGCGAACGTGAGGAGCGCGGCCTCGAGGACAGCGTCGAGATCCTGACCGGCGGTACCGACCCCGCCGATGCGGTTCACGACGGCGTGCTCGAGGCGATGGCCGGCGCCGGCTTCGACCTCTCGGACCGGACGCCCCGCGAGATCACGGTCGAGGAACTGCGCTCCTGTGACTACGTCGCGACGATGGGCTGTTCGACGCTCGACGTCGGCACCGTCGGCGACGACGTCGACGTCCGCGACTGGGCGCTCGAGGACCCCGGCGAAGCCGATCCCGAGCGGGTCCGCGAGATCCGCGACGAGGTCGAACGGCGGGTCGTGGCGCTGTTCGACGAACTCGAGGCGACCGGCTGA
- the arsB gene encoding ACR3 family arsenite efflux transporter, giving the protein MSNATHEHGPDCGCEACGDPRSMDFLDRYLTVWIFAAMAVGVGLGHVAPSVTEPIGELHLVEIGLILMMYPPLAKADYGRLPTVFRNWRVLGLSLVQNWLIGPTLMFGLAVFFFSGLVPGLPARPEYFLGLVFIGMARCIAMVLVWNELAEGSTEYVTGLVAFNSLFQIVTYGVYVWFFALFLPPLLGMEALAAEITTFNISPEQVFYAIAVFLGIPFAGGILTRYVGTRTKGEEWYEDEFVPKIDPVTLVALLFTVVVMFATQGENIVAAPADVLLIAVPLTIYFVVMFLVSFGMGRGVGADYSTTTAIGFTAASNNFELAIAVAVAVFGVGSSVAFATVVGPLIEVPVLLALVNVALYFQRKLDWGGRDADALGASTRETPTDD; this is encoded by the coding sequence ATGAGTAACGCGACCCACGAACACGGCCCGGACTGCGGCTGCGAGGCCTGCGGCGACCCGCGGTCGATGGACTTCCTCGACAGGTACCTGACCGTCTGGATCTTCGCCGCGATGGCCGTCGGCGTCGGCCTCGGCCACGTCGCCCCGTCGGTGACCGAACCGATCGGGGAGCTCCACCTCGTGGAGATCGGCCTGATCCTGATGATGTACCCGCCGCTGGCGAAGGCCGACTACGGGCGGCTGCCGACGGTGTTTCGCAACTGGCGCGTGCTCGGACTGAGCCTCGTCCAGAACTGGCTCATCGGCCCGACGCTGATGTTCGGGCTCGCGGTGTTCTTCTTCAGCGGGCTCGTCCCCGGCCTCCCGGCGCGTCCCGAGTACTTCCTCGGACTCGTGTTCATCGGGATGGCCCGCTGTATCGCGATGGTGCTCGTCTGGAACGAGCTCGCCGAGGGGTCGACCGAGTACGTGACCGGACTCGTGGCCTTTAACAGCCTGTTCCAGATCGTCACCTACGGGGTGTACGTCTGGTTCTTCGCGCTGTTTCTGCCGCCGCTACTCGGTATGGAAGCGCTCGCTGCCGAGATTACGACGTTCAATATCTCGCCGGAACAGGTGTTCTACGCCATCGCGGTCTTCCTCGGCATCCCCTTCGCGGGCGGCATCCTCACCCGCTACGTCGGCACCCGGACCAAGGGTGAGGAGTGGTACGAGGACGAGTTCGTTCCGAAGATCGATCCCGTGACGCTGGTCGCGCTGCTGTTCACCGTCGTGGTCATGTTCGCCACCCAGGGCGAGAACATCGTCGCCGCGCCGGCGGACGTCCTGCTGATCGCCGTCCCGCTCACGATCTACTTCGTCGTCATGTTCCTCGTGAGCTTCGGCATGGGCCGGGGCGTCGGCGCCGACTACTCGACGACGACGGCCATCGGCTTCACCGCGGCCTCGAACAACTTCGAACTCGCAATCGCCGTCGCGGTCGCCGTCTTCGGCGTCGGCTCCAGCGTCGCCTTCGCGACCGTCGTCGGCCCGCTCATCGAGGTGCCCGTCCTGCTCGCGCTTGTCAACGTCGCGCTGTACTTCCAGCGGAAACTGGACTGGGGCGGGCGCGACGCCGACGCGCTGGGCGCATCGACGCGAGAGACACCGACCGACGATTAA
- a CDS encoding PstS family phosphate ABC transporter substrate-binding protein, whose product MADNQFGRDAVSRRKFIAATGAMGTAAIAGCSEMTGEDGGGEVIVKGSSTVFPISDEMAQRFMDENGSVNVTVDSTGSGGGFENHFCPGNADINGSSRQIKSEEEDHCAENDVTPIEMHIAGDALTVAVSPDNDWVDSMTFDELSQIWADDSVTTWADVNSDWPDEEIELYGPATTSGTYDWFTENVNGGSHRTEYEGTEDDNTIIQGLENSQYAMGYFGYAYYAENEDRVKALEIAESDGDEPSAPSLQAASEGTYPLARPLFVYPSEEALQREEVYDFMEFYLENSNADWIADEVGYVPANQDMVDENRSKLEDAAGE is encoded by the coding sequence ATGGCAGACAACCAGTTCGGACGCGACGCGGTATCGCGACGGAAGTTCATCGCCGCGACAGGTGCTATGGGTACGGCCGCTATCGCGGGTTGCAGTGAAATGACCGGCGAGGACGGCGGCGGAGAAGTCATCGTGAAGGGGTCGAGCACCGTCTTCCCGATCTCGGACGAGATGGCCCAGCGGTTCATGGACGAGAACGGGAGCGTCAACGTCACGGTCGACTCGACCGGGAGCGGTGGCGGCTTCGAGAACCACTTCTGTCCGGGCAACGCCGACATCAACGGCTCATCGCGGCAGATCAAGTCGGAAGAGGAGGACCACTGTGCGGAGAACGACGTCACGCCGATCGAGATGCACATCGCGGGCGACGCGCTCACGGTGGCCGTCAGCCCCGATAACGACTGGGTCGATAGCATGACCTTCGACGAACTGTCGCAGATCTGGGCCGACGACAGCGTCACCACGTGGGCCGACGTCAACTCAGACTGGCCCGACGAGGAAATCGAGCTCTACGGCCCCGCCACGACCTCAGGGACCTACGACTGGTTCACCGAGAACGTCAACGGCGGCAGCCACCGGACCGAGTACGAGGGCACCGAGGACGACAACACCATCATTCAGGGCCTCGAGAACAGCCAGTACGCGATGGGGTACTTCGGCTACGCGTACTACGCCGAAAACGAGGACCGCGTCAAGGCGCTCGAGATCGCAGAGAGCGACGGCGACGAGCCGTCCGCCCCGAGCCTGCAGGCGGCCAGCGAGGGAACGTATCCGCTGGCCCGACCGCTGTTCGTCTACCCCTCCGAGGAGGCGCTCCAGCGCGAGGAGGTCTACGATTTCATGGAGTTCTACCTCGAGAACTCCAACGCCGACTGGATCGCGGACGAGGTCGGCTACGTCCCCGCGAACCAGGATATGGTCGACGAAAACAGGAGCAAACTCGAGGACGCGGCGGGCGAGTAA
- a CDS encoding ArsR/SmtB family transcription factor, translating to MAQATDRLQRYLEDELGECRDEDLECRLGELDALEETIGTTRVETELDVLSALANETRYTLVRVLVAAGAELCVCELNAVVDVSESGLSHALSALVDAGLVDGRKDGRWKKYRATNRAVALVTVLEGSVSDEAVRSVSDE from the coding sequence CGCTATCTCGAGGACGAGCTCGGCGAGTGTCGAGACGAAGACCTCGAGTGTCGTCTCGGAGAACTCGACGCGCTCGAGGAGACGATCGGGACGACTCGAGTCGAAACGGAACTGGACGTGCTCTCGGCGCTGGCCAACGAGACCCGCTATACCCTCGTCCGGGTCCTCGTGGCGGCCGGGGCGGAACTGTGCGTCTGCGAGTTGAACGCCGTCGTCGACGTCAGCGAGAGCGGGCTCAGCCACGCCCTCTCGGCGCTGGTCGACGCGGGCCTCGTCGACGGCCGAAAGGACGGCCGCTGGAAGAAGTACCGCGCGACCAACCGCGCCGTCGCGCTCGTGACGGTTCTCGAGGGGAGCGTGAGCGACGAGGCCGTACGGAGCGTGAGCGATGAGTAA